In Deinococcus psychrotolerans, the genomic window TCTACGACTTGACATAAGGTCAGTTTGATGTTCAGTCAATCTTCCCGCCCAGCCCGCGCCCGCAGCCCCGAAGAAAAACTCGTTCGCAGAGGCGACATTCTTCGCGCCGCCGAACGACTCTGGACCACGACGCCCTACGCCGATCTGAGCATGAACGAAGTGGCCCGCGAAGTGCAGCTCGCCAAAGGAACGCTCTACCTTTATTTTTCCACCAAAGAAGATTTGTTCTTGGCGCTGCTCGCCCAGCATTACCAAGCCTGGTTTAGCGACCTCAATGCCCTGCTCGACGAGCGCCAGCCCAAGCAGCCCGACGAAGTCGCCGACGTGATCGCCCAGAGTTTAAGCAGTCACGAAGCGCTGCGCCGCCTTCAGCTTCTGCTCGGCAGCGTGCTTGAGCGCAGCGAACAGGCGATTGTCTTTCACCAAAAAGTGGTGGCCCTGATGCAGGAGACTGCTCCGAGGCTGCCTTACCCCCACGACCTGGCGATGCGCGTTTTGGTTCACACCGAAGCGCTGTCGGTCGGCTGGCAACACCTGGTCGAAGAAATTCCGGCGCGGCGCAACTTGATGCTCAACCCCGATCTCAAGCCCTTAATGGTCAATTTTGAAGAGGAACTGAAAGTGTCGCTCAGGGCGCTGCTGAACTATTTGCAACCTTAGCCGCTGGCCGCGTCAGGCATGAAAATAGTTTCAGCAAGTGATCTTAACGGCGGATTGGTTTTACAACACGAAAGGGGCTGCTGATTAAGTTCAGCGGCCCCTTTCGTGTTGTCTAGCTTTTGTTTTACTCAGTCTGCATTTTCAAGTCGGCTTTGGCTTTTTCCAAGTACACGGCCACTTGATCGGCGCTCTTGACGTCGCTGAGGTTGATGTAGTGGTGCTGGCCGTCACTGCTATCGGTGCGGGTCAACTTGATGCGGTCGCCGTCGAGGTGATCCACCGTGCCGACGTGCTCGCCGTTGGCGTCCTTGACTTGCAAGTGCTCGGTGATGGAGTCGCGCAGTTCTTGGTCTAGGGCGTTGTCCACTTGGCTCATGTCGTTGTTGGTCATAGCAGCAGGCTACGCCCACAGCCCCCGCTTTTTCATGTGGGCAATGTCAAGGCCACCTTGAGACAGGGCAATTCGTTTCTTGGATGAGCTGCTGGAGGGCGCTCGGGTCGAGCGGTGAGAGGGCCGCGCCGATTCGCTCGGCAAAGTGGAGCGGCGCACCTGCTACGCCCGCTGCCAAAGCCACCGCGCCCTTCTCGTTGGTGATCCACGTCTCGCTCCGCGCACAAAGCGTTTGGGCCAGCGCCATCACCGCCTGATAGGCGCAGCCCTGAGCGTAGTGGGTGTCGCCGCGCTTCAGTCCTTTGGCCGCACCGTAAAGCCAGAAATCCGGTTGCCAGTCGTAGTGGGCAATCAGCGTGGCTTTGAGCGCCGGAGGATAACCGTCCAGCTCGTCTTTGAGGGCCGCAAGGCGGCTGGCCGAATCAAACAGAAGCTGGCCCGCCGCCAATTCCGCCGCGTAATGGTGGCTGTGGATGCCGTGCGGGTGGCCGGGCTGGGCGTGCAGCTTGATGTGGCCTGCCAGCGCGTCTTGCACACTTCGCTCAAGTCGGCCCAGTTCGCGGTAGATGAAATCTACCCGTTGCCCGCCCACCGTCAGCCACGCGCCGCCGTCTACCCACGGCCCCCAGCCGCCAATCGGAGTGGCCTCGGCGGTTCCAGCGTCGTCGAGTTCGCGACACAGGGCATTGAGTGCGGCCAAGTCAAAGGGCTGTTCTTTGCGGTAATACAGCCCCAGATCCCAGTCCGAATCCGGTGGAGTGTTGCCGCGTGCCCGTGAGCCGCCGAGCGTCACGGCCTCCACGCCGGAAAGCTGACCGAGGCGGGCAGCGAGGGTGTGGGCCAGGTCAAGCATTGGTTTGAAATTCCTTTCGCACGGCCATCAAAGCCTTGCCGAGCAGATTCTGGCCCCACTCGGCGCGGTGAAATTCAGCCTCGGCTTCGGCAAAACCGATACCCCAAATCCGGTCAGTGGGCGAGGCCTCTACCAGCTCGGCGTCACCTGTTGCCGCCAGTTCGGCCAAAAGTTTTTGATTCTGTCCAAACTTGAGCTGCAGCATCTCCACGGCAATCGCAGAGCGTTCCCTCTCCCAAACGGCGTTGTCGTAAGGCGTGACCTGCCTGCCCAGCGCTTTGCATTCGGCGGGTGTGTGGGCGGCCAGAATGAGCGCGGGGCGTACTTGGTCGCCAAACAGAGCCGCTTTGCGGGCCATCAGGTATTGCTCGGCCCAGCGGTACACCATGCCGCCACTCTCAAACCTACTCGGATGGAAGTTGGAAAAGGCGTGGGCGGTTTTATAAAAATAAACAGTCGGCGGCATCCGCTCAGTTTGGTGTTTGGACGGCTGAAGTACGTCTGCCACTTGGCTTAGAGCGCTCCCTGAGTGCTTTGGCGCGTTCGCTGGCGGCCCGAGCTTGCTACCATGCAGCTTATGACGCAGGAGAAGACCCAAACCCAGCCCAAACAAGCTCAGCAGAGCGCAGACAAAAAAGCCCAGCAATACGGCGTGACGCCCCAGAGCGTGGATTTCAACGATTGGTACAATGAAGTCGTCAAAAAAGCGGACCTTGCCGACAACAGCCCGGTGGCGGGCGCGATGGTGATGAAACCGTATGGCAGCGCCCTGTGGGAGCGGATCGTCAGGTGGCTGGACGACGAATTCAAAGCCCGCGACCACGAGTCGTTGGTGTTCCCCACGTTGATTCCGATGAGCTTCATCATGAAGGAAGCCGATCACGTGGAGGGATTTGCGCCAGAGCTGTTCACCGTCAACAAAATCGGCACCGAAGTGCTGGCCGAGCCTTATGTGCTGCGTCCCACGTCCGAAACCATCATCGGGCACATGTGGAGCGGCTGGCTCAACTCGTACCGAGATTTGCCGTTTCTCCATTACCAGTGGGGCAGCGTCTTCCGCGCCGAACTGCGCACCAAAGCTTTCCTGCGAACCAGCGAGTTTTACTGGCACGAAGGCCACACCGCCCACGCCAGCGCCGAGGAAGCCCAAGGTGAAGTGCGGATGATTCTGGACTTGTACCACCAATTTTGCCGCGACATTCTGGCCTTGCCGGTGGTGCGCGGCGAGAAGACCGCTTCCGAGCGCTTCGCGGGAGCCACCTCCACCTACAGCATCGAGGGCATGATGCGCGACGGCAAAGCCCTGCAAGCCGGAACCAGCCACTACCTCGGCCAGAAGTTCAGCAAGGCGTTCGGCGTCAAATTCCAGACCCGCGACCAAAAAGAAGAATTTGCCTACACGACCTCGTGGGCGATTTCCAGCCGGATTATTGGAGCGCTGATCATGACCCACGGCGACGACAAAGGGCTGATGATGCCGCCCAATATCGCGCCGACCCAGGTGATCATTATTCCGGTGGGCCGCAAAGACAACTTTGATGAAATGGTGGCCGAGGGCGAGAAACTGGCTGCCGAGCTGCGCTCTCAGGGCGTGCGCGTCAAGGTGGACAAGCGCGACGGCGTGACCAACGGCTTTAAGTACAACGAATGGGAACTCAAGGGCATTCCAGTACGCATCGAACTCGGCCCCCGCGACCTTGAGCAGGGCGTGGTGGTCGTCAAAGACCGCACCAGCGACGACAAAGAGACACTGAGCCGTGAGGAGGCAGTCAGCGGCATTACCGCCCGCTTAGATGCTATCCAAGCTTTCTTGCTCAAGCGGGCCACCGATTTCATGCTCGACAACACCGTGACGGTGGACAGTTACGACGAGTTCAAAGCCGCCATCGAAGCCGGAAAGTGGGTGCGGGCCTTCCACTCTGGCGACCCTGAGAGCGAGCGTCAGATCAAGGAAGACACCAAAGCGACCGCCCGCAACATCCCTTTAGACGACGCCGAATTTTTTGCGGAAAGGGAAGAGGGCGTCTGCGTGCATACCGGCAAGCCCGCCGCTTACGGCAAGCGGGTGATCTTCGGGCGGCAGTATTAGACGCGAGGAGACAAGACTGAGAAGAAGGGAGCGGGCGGCGTCACTGGCGTCCAGCTCCTTTTTTTGAAATTCAAACGGTCATCATCCGTGATTCTTTAGCCTCACTTTGGAGAACCCCGCTCAAGGTTTTGAAAACGAAGCCTTCACTTCCCTTCTACCTGAGCCCCTAAGCTGGGAGAATGTCTGCCGCCTCTATGCCTCCAGTGCGCGTCAATGCCCCTATGCGGCTTTTCTTTTCGTTCGGCCTCGGGGCGGCGGCTTGGGCGCTGTGCGCTTTTGTGCCGTATCCGGCCACCTGGCAAACTCTTCCCTGGGAGCTGCGGGCCTTGGTGGGCTGGCTGGTGTCTGCTGGCACTTACCTGATCTCCTCTTGGCGGCTGATCTACTCGGTCAACGGCGACTGGATTCGGCAGGTCGCCCAGCAAGAAGACAACGGCAAGCGGGCCTCCGGACTCATCGCGGTGGCCACTTCCATCATCAGTTTGGCGGGCGTGATGTTCGCGCTGTCCAAAGCGGGCAGCCTCAAAAACCAGCCGCTGCAAGCCGAGCTGCTGATCGGCGCGGGGCTGCTGAGCGTGGCGCTGTCGTGGCTGGTCATTCAAACGGTGTATCTGTTCCGCTACGCCCACCTCTATTACGAAACGCCCGAAGGCGGCGTGCAGTTTCCCGGCACCCCCGAGCCCGATTATCTCGACTTTGCTTACCTGTCGTTTACCATCGGCATGACGTATCAGGTGTCCGACACTGACCTCGATCAGCGCCCGATGCGGCGGCTGCTGACCGGCCACTCGCTGATTTCTTACGTCTACGGCGTGGTGATTATCGCTCTGGCCATCAGCGCGGTCAGCAGCGTGCTGTCTTAATGCCTTGCTCCTCGATTGTCAGGGGAATGTCAGCTCCGGGCCAGCTTTTTCAAGTCTTCGCGTTCATAAGCCGCTAGAATGCCTTCAGTGACAAGGGAACTTCAGATTGGCAGCCCGGGGCGGCAGTGGCCGTTTAGTCGCGGTTTGGTGGCCGAATCGCTGCTGAACGCGGGCGCGACGCCGGACGAAGCCGCAGCGGTGGCGCGGCGGGTCGAAGCCGAGCTGCGGGCCAGTCGGCGCGGCGCTGTTTCGGCGGTTCAGCTCAAAGCCTTAACGGTGGAGGTGACCCGCGACGTGGGCGGCAGAGCGATGGCGGCGGCGGTTGAGCAGCAGACCGCCGCTTACGAAGACCTGATGGTCATTGCCAAAAAAGGTGAATTGCCTTTTTCGCGTGGGGTGCTGGCCCGCAGCTTGGAAGACACCGGCCTGCTGGGCAGAGAAGCCTACGCGGTGGCCAGCCGCATCGACATCCAGTTGCGCCAGCAGGGCGTCAAAGCGCTGAGCGTGGCCGAGATCGATGACCTGACCGAGCGCACTTTGCAAGAAATGTACGGCGAGCAGCTCAAGCTGACCTACCGTTTCCTGCGCCAAAACCGGGGCAAGTTGGGCGTGATGGGCAGCAGCGGCGACGCACCCGAGCCGTTTTCAAAAGGGATTCTCAGTCAGTCACTGCTGGCCGCTGGTGTGCCGCCCGACTCGGCCCGCAAGGTCGCCCGCGTTACCCAGCGCCAACTGCGCGGCGCGGAAGACCGCTTGGTCGAGCGGCGGATCATTCGGGAGCGGGTCGAGCAACTTCTGGAAGCTGAGGTGGGGCCGGATGTGGCGGCCCGTTACCGCCTGCTGCAAGTTATTCGCCACCCGCCGCGCCCGCTGGTGATTTTGCTCGGCGGCGTCAGCGGCACCGGCAAGAGTTATCTGGCCGCCGAAATCGCTTACCGGCTGGGCATTGCCCGCGTCATCAGCACCGACAGCATCCGCGAGGTGATGCGCTCGATGGTTTCGCCCGCGCTGTTGCCCACCCTGCACGCGTCCACCTTCACGGCTTGGCAAGCGCTGAGCGATCCCAACGAGGTCACGCCGGAGCATCCCAGCACCGAAGTGCTGCTGCTGGGCTTCCGCGAGCAAGTTCAGCAGGTCAGCGTGGGGCTCGACGCGGTGGTGCGCCGCAGCATCGAGGAAGGCATGAGCGTGGTGATGGAAGGGGTACATCTGGTGCCGGGGTACTTGAGTGCGCGTCACGGAGCCATCGTCATTCCGATGCTGATCACCCTGCCCGACCAAAGCGAACACCGCCGCCACTTCGAGTCGCGGGACAAGCAGACCACCCAGAGCCGCCCGCTGCACCGCTACATGCGTTACTTTGAAGAAATCCGGGCCATGCAGGACGACCTTGAGCAGTTGGCGCGGCGGCTGGACGTGCCGATTCTGGACAGCTTGTCGCTCGACGAATCTGCCGATCAAGCTGTGGACGTGGTGATGCGCCGGATCCTGACCGAGCTGACGCCCGAAGAGCGGGTCAGGCTCTTGGGCAACGAGGAACTGAGCTTGGAGCAAACCGACTTGACCAAAGTGGGCGAGGAAATGCAGCGGTAGAGGGCTTTTCCTCACTTCTCAATCTCAGCTTCCCAAAAACCGCCGCAGCTCGTCGATCGAGTGGCTGGTGCCGATCAGTACGAGTTTGTCGTGGGGGCGCAGCTCCTCCTCGGCGCGGGGGGTGATTTCGATGCGCCCGCTTCGGTTGATGGCAATCACCTGCACGCCGAACCTGTTGCTGAGATTGAGGTCTTTGAGGGTGCCGCGCAGCCGCTCATTAGCCTCAATGTCCACGATGGCGTAGTCGCCGCCCAGATCGAGGGTGTCCACAATGTTGGGCGTGGCGATCTGGCGGGCCAGCCGCACGCCCATGTCGTGCTCGGGCCGAATCACGAGGTCCGCGCCGACCCGCTCCAGCACCCGCCGCGCCATTTCGTCGATGGCTTTGCAGACCACGTACTTGGCCCCGAGGCTCTTGGCGTTCATGGTGGCCAAGATGTTGGCCTGCACGTCGGTGCCGATGCCCACGATCACCACGTCGAAGTCCGCCACGCCAATCGAGCGCAGCGCCCGCTCTTCGGTGGCGTCCAAAATGGCGGCGTGCGTCACCAAATTCAGCACCCGCTCGACGTTTTCTTCCTTCTGGTCTACCGCGACGACCTCGTGGCCCATCTCGTAGAGCGTGGTGGCCACCGCCGTGCCGAAGCGGCCCAGACCGATGACGAGGCATTGTTTGGCTTTCATAGCGCGGCGGGGTGGGCGGGAAGGGGTGAGTGGCGGAACGTGGAAGGCTTGAACATTGTGCTCAGTTTAAGCCACCCGGCGTGAACAAAGCTCAGCCGATCAGAATGTCGCGCTCCGGCGGGTACTTGACCGGCTCGCTTTTGACGCGGTTGCCGAACGCCACGGCAAAGGTCAGCGGCCCGATGCGGCCCAAATACATCAGCACCGACACGATTATTTCCTGATTGGCGTTGAGCAGGGTGGTGGCGTTCATGCTCAGGCCCGCCGTGCCGAACGCGCTGACAGTTTCAAAAAACAGGCGTTCAAACGACAAGTTGTTGTCTTTGTTGGCAATCAGCAGCAGCAAAAACCCGGTATTTACCAGGCCCATGCTCAGCAGCCCCACCGTCATGGCCCGCACGATGGTGGCGCGGTCGACCCGCCGCCCAAACACCGCCAGATCGCTGCGCCCGCGCACCAAACTGATGGCGGCCATCATCATCACGAAAAAGGTGCTGGTCTTGATACCGCCGCCCGTCGATCCCGGATTGGCTCCAATAAACATCAAGATGATGGTGATAAATAAACTCGGCTGGCTGATCAAGCTGTAATCCACCGTGTTGAAACCGGCGGTGCGCGGCGTGACGCCCTGAAAAAAGCTGACCAGCAGTTTCTCGCCAAAGGGCAGCGGCCCCAGCGTGCGCGGATTGTTCCAGTCGAACAACAAAAAGCTCAGCATCCCGACGGCCAGCAGCGCCGCCATCACGCTCAGCACGATTTTGCTGTGAACCAAAATGCGCTCGCGGCGGGGACTACGCCAGTGGCCGAGAATATTGATCTGCACGATAAAGCCCATCCCGCCCAGAATAATCAGCCCGCCGATCACCAAATTGATGAGCGGATCGCCGGCAAAGCCCATCAGGTTATCGGGATAAAGGCTGAATCCGGCGTTGTTGTACGCGCTGACCGCGTGAAACAGCGAGAAGTACAGCCCCTTGCCCCAGCCTTCTTTGGGCACGAAGCGCAGAGCCAGCAGCAGCGTGCCGAGCGCTTCGGCGCTGAGGGTAAAGATAAAAATCTGGCGAATCAGGCGCACCACCCCACCTGTGTCGAAGGCCGAAACCTGCTGGGCCAGCCGGACACGCTCGGAGAAATTGATGCGCCGCCCCAGCAAAAAAGCGAACAGGGTGCCGAAGGTGATGATGCCCAGTCCGCCGATTTGGATCAGCGTCAGCATCACCAACTGGCCAAACAAGTTGAAGGTGCTGCCCACATCGACCACCGCCAGTCCGGTGACGCACAGCGCACTGGTGGCCATAAAAAACGACTGCACCAAGCTCAGGCTGTGGCCGCTCTGGTGGGCCAGCGGCGAATACAGCAGCAGCGCTCCCACCACGATGGTCACGGCAAAGGTGAGCGCGATCAGTTGCGGCGGGGTGAATTTGCTGAAGCTGAAGAAGTTGAGGCGCAGTCGGCTGGATGGGCTAAACGGTGAGCGTCGCATGGCTAGGAGAGCGATTCTACACCCCGGGCCACCCCGGTTGGCCGGGTCAGCCGATTGGAATATCGCGCTCGGCGGGGTACTTGATGGCGGTGTTGCCGCGCAGATTGAAGGCCACCGCAAAGGTCAGCGGCCCGATGCGGCCCAGGTACATCAGCGCCGTGAGCAGCAGCAGCCCGGCGGTGTTGATCTGGTGGGTCACGTCGAGGCTCAGGCCGACGGTGGCCGCCGCTGAGATCGCCTCGAACAGCAGCAGTTCAAAGCTGATGTGCCCGTTGGTGGCCATCAGCACGAACAGGGCGCTGAGCAGCAAGCCGGCATAGAGGGTGGTGACAGTTCCGGCCCGCACCACGATGTCGGGTTCGATGCGCCGCCCGAAGACCACCAGCTCACCGCGCCCGCGCACCATGTTCCAGGCCGAGCCGACCAGCACCGCCAGCGTGGTGGTTTTGATGCCGCCGCCAGTCGAGCCGGGACTCGCCCCGATCAGCATCAAGATCATGATGACCAGAATGCTGGCCGGCTGCATCGAGGCGATGTGCAGCGTCGAAAAACCGGCGGAGCGCGGGGTGGCGCTCTGAAATAAGCTGGCCAGCAGTTTGCCGCTTAGTGGCAGCGGCTCCAGGGTTTTGGGATTGTGCCACTCGGTCAGCGCGATCAGCAGCGTGCCCAGCACCAGCAGCAGGCCGGTGACGGTCAGGGTCAGCTTGGTGTAGGTCAGCAGGCGGTTCTGGCGGGGCCGGTGTATGTTCGACAACACGTTGAGCTGTACCAAAAAGCCCAGCCCGCCCAGCACGATCAGCGCCGTGACGGTCAGGCTGATGAGCGGATCGGCGGCGTAGCGGCTGAAATCGCCCAGCACGAATCCGGCGCTGTTGTAAGCGCTGACCGAGTGAAAGAAAGCCGAATACAGCCCCGGCCAGGTGCCCTGCTCCGGCCCGAAACGGGTCCACAGCAGCAGCGTACCGATCAGCTCGGCCACCAGGGTGTAGGTAAAGATTGCCCGGATGAGTGTCAGCACCCCGCCGACGTCCAGCGCCTGCACCTGCTGAGCCAGCTGCATTCGTTCGGAGAAATTGATGCGCCGCCCGCGCAGAAAAGCGAACAGGGTGCCGAAAGTGATGATGCCCACGCCGCCCACCTGAATCAGCAGCAGCAAAATAACTTGCCCGAAGATGCTGAAGGTGCCGGCGGTGTCGGCCACCACCAAGCCGGTGACGCAGATGGCGCTGGTGGCGGTAAACAGCCGCTGAACGAGGCTGAGGTGCTCACCGGCTTGATAAACCCCCGGCAAGCTCAGCAGCAAGGTGCCCAGCACAATGCCGCCCGCATAGGTCAGGGCGATCAACTGCGCCGGGCTCAACTGACCACGCCGCCGTTTGGGCTGCTGAGAGCGGGCACGCAGCCAGTTGGGCCGCGTCAATGTGATCTTCCAAGACATTAATGGGGAGTCTAATACGGGCCCGGCTCAAAAGCTCTCCGGACGCTCCTGACCGTTTCTGAGGGTACCGGGGTAAGGGGCACCCACCTGACGCCCGCACGGCTCTCCCAAGCCGCTATACTGCTGAGTCATGCCGCGCCCAGCTTCCAGCCACTCCAAAACCCGCTCTGATTCCCGTTCGAGAGACGCCCGCCCGCCGAGGAAAAAGACCCGCCGCCCAACTGGCCCCACCGGCCCCGCCGCCGAGTACGAAATTGAGGCGCTGGACGGCTTGGAGGCAGTGGCGCGTGAAGAACTGGGCGCGGTGCCGGGAGCGCGGGATATCAGAGAAGGCCGCTTTTGGTTTCCCGGCGATCCGACCCGCCTGACCCGCCTCAAGGCCAGCGTGGCGGTCTACCGCGTCAAAACTTTTGATGTGCCGCGCCCCAAAGCGCTCCTCGGCCACCAGCAACTCGGTGATCTGGCGGCGTTTTTGCGCCCGGTGATCGAGTACGGGAAGCACCAGAGCTTCCGGCTCAGCGCGGCGGGCCGCGAGTCGAGCACCATGCGCCGCTTGGCCGAGGAACTCGAGATTTCGCTGGGCATTCCGCACCACCCTGAAGAGGGTGAGCTGCTGATTCGCCTGCGTCCCACTGAGAATCCCAACAAAATCCCCGAAGAAAAGCCGCCGGAACCCCGCTTTGCCGAGCCTGAACCTCAGCAAGACGGGCGGGGGAGGGGTGGTCGGGGACGCGATAGCCGGCCTCCTCACCGCTTCCAGCGGGCTGAGACTTGGCGCGAAGAAAAGAACGAGACATTTGATGAGGGTGACGAGGGCATGGAGCCAGAAGCCCCGCCTGAACCCCGTTTTGAAGAAGGTTGGGACGTGCTGGCCCGCCTGACCCCGCGTCCGCTGTCGGCCCGCGCTTGGCGGGTGTGCAACATGGCCGGCGGGCTGAACGCCACCATCGCCTACGCCGTGTTCAAGCTGGCGGGCGTACGCGAACAAGACCGGGTGTTTAACCCGATGAGCGGCAGCGGCACTCTGCTGATCGAGCGCGATTTGATGGGACCGAGTACGGCGCTGGTCGGCGTGGACATCAACGCGGATGCCGTGCGCTGTGCCCAGCAGAACATTGAGGCGGCAGGCCGAACCATTGAGGTCGCGCGGGTGGACGCGCTTGAGACGGGCCTGCCGCCCCGTAGTTTCGATCTGATCGTGGCCGATCTGCCGTGGGGCGACGCTATCACCGTGCGGGGCGGCAATGAAGCGCTGTATCTGGCCTTCCTCAAGGAGATGCACCGCCTCTGCTCGCGCCAGGGCCGGATGGTGGTGCTGACCCATGAACTCAAGCTGTTCGAGCGCCTCATGGCCGAGCAAGACCGCTGGCACGTCCACGAGCTGTTTCAGGTTTACAGCGGCGGGCATCATCCCAAGGCCTATTTGCTGAGCCGGAAGTAACCTACTTCACCTTCACCGACTTGCTCATCGGCTGCTTCTTGACCCAGGCCACGAACTTTTGCACGCCTTCATGCTCCTGCAAGGCCTCCAGTGTGCCGTAAAATCCGGCCAATTCTGAGTTGGAGAAGGTGGTGTGGACATAGTTGTGGCAGGCGGCGCAAAAGCCGACGCTGGGCAAATCCTGAATCTTGATGCCTTTGCGCCGTCCCTGCGAGATGGGCATCAGGTGGTGCTGGGTCAGCACGGGCGTTTCGCGCCCGCACAGAGCGCAGGTCAGCGCCTCGGCGGGGGCTTGTTCTTCGGGCCAGGTGGAAGGAGTGCGGCGAGCCATAGCTGTAGCCTACAGCAACACTGGTAGGCTTTCGTAGCGCTCCCAAAGTGGCATGTGCTGGCGCTTGAGGTCTGACGGACTGACCGCCAGTCGCAGTTCTGGAAAGCGCTCCAGCAGGTTTCTCAGGGCCACGCGGGTTTCTAGCCTTGCCAACGGCGCACCCAGACAGTAATGAATGCCTTGCCCAAAACCGAGATGCTTGTTGGGGGTGCGGTCAATTCTAAAGTCGTCGGGCTGCTCGAACACCGCCGGATCACGGTTGGCGGCTCCCAGGAGCGGCGCGACCATCGCACCTTTAGGAATGGCGATGCCCCGAATCATGATGGTTTCAGTGGCGTAAGCAGGTTTGGTTCCCTGAATGGGACTGGAAAAACGCAGGACTTCTTCAATGGCAGTGCTGAGACGCTCCGGCTCCACTTGTAGCCAGGCCAGTTGTGCGGGGTGGGTCAGCAAAGCGACCACGCTGTTGGCGATCAGGTTGTACGTCGTCTCATATCCGGCGGTAATCAGCAGCAACACCATGCTGAGCAGTTCATCTTCACTGAGGCGCTGCCCGTCTTCCTCGGCGTGAATCAGGCCAGTCAGAATGTCATCGTCTGACGCGGCCCGCTTACGAGCGATCAGGCCACGAATCAGCCGCAGCAGCTCCGGCATATCCCACAACAACGTTTTGATGAGTCCTGCACCGCTCAGACCGCTGCTCATCACCGTCAGCCCATTTTTGAATTGGCCCATCTCGGAAGCCGACACGCCCAGCATCTCCCCGATAATGGCGACCGGAATCGGCAGGGCATACGCCGGAATCAAATCCACTTGGCTTTTTCCGACCAACGCATCCAGAAGCTCGTGCGTCA contains:
- a CDS encoding TetR/AcrR family transcriptional regulator; its protein translation is MFSQSSRPARARSPEEKLVRRGDILRAAERLWTTTPYADLSMNEVAREVQLAKGTLYLYFSTKEDLFLALLAQHYQAWFSDLNALLDERQPKQPDEVADVIAQSLSSHEALRRLQLLLGSVLERSEQAIVFHQKVVALMQETAPRLPYPHDLAMRVLVHTEALSVGWQHLVEEIPARRNLMLNPDLKPLMVNFEEELKVSLRALLNYLQP
- a CDS encoding DUF2171 domain-containing protein → MTNNDMSQVDNALDQELRDSITEHLQVKDANGEHVGTVDHLDGDRIKLTRTDSSDGQHHYINLSDVKSADQVAVYLEKAKADLKMQTE
- a CDS encoding nucleotidyltransferase domain-containing protein; the encoded protein is MLDLAHTLAARLGQLSGVEAVTLGGSRARGNTPPDSDWDLGLYYRKEQPFDLAALNALCRELDDAGTAEATPIGGWGPWVDGGAWLTVGGQRVDFIYRELGRLERSVQDALAGHIKLHAQPGHPHGIHSHHYAAELAAGQLLFDSASRLAALKDELDGYPPALKATLIAHYDWQPDFWLYGAAKGLKRGDTHYAQGCAYQAVMALAQTLCARSETWITNEKGAVALAAGVAGAPLHFAERIGAALSPLDPSALQQLIQETNCPVSRWP
- a CDS encoding NADAR family protein, with product MPPTVYFYKTAHAFSNFHPSRFESGGMVYRWAEQYLMARKAALFGDQVRPALILAAHTPAECKALGRQVTPYDNAVWERERSAIAVEMLQLKFGQNQKLLAELAATGDAELVEASPTDRIWGIGFAEAEAEFHRAEWGQNLLGKALMAVRKEFQTNA
- the proS gene encoding proline--tRNA ligase, with amino-acid sequence MTQEKTQTQPKQAQQSADKKAQQYGVTPQSVDFNDWYNEVVKKADLADNSPVAGAMVMKPYGSALWERIVRWLDDEFKARDHESLVFPTLIPMSFIMKEADHVEGFAPELFTVNKIGTEVLAEPYVLRPTSETIIGHMWSGWLNSYRDLPFLHYQWGSVFRAELRTKAFLRTSEFYWHEGHTAHASAEEAQGEVRMILDLYHQFCRDILALPVVRGEKTASERFAGATSTYSIEGMMRDGKALQAGTSHYLGQKFSKAFGVKFQTRDQKEEFAYTTSWAISSRIIGALIMTHGDDKGLMMPPNIAPTQVIIIPVGRKDNFDEMVAEGEKLAAELRSQGVRVKVDKRDGVTNGFKYNEWELKGIPVRIELGPRDLEQGVVVVKDRTSDDKETLSREEAVSGITARLDAIQAFLLKRATDFMLDNTVTVDSYDEFKAAIEAGKWVRAFHSGDPESERQIKEDTKATARNIPLDDAEFFAEREEGVCVHTGKPAAYGKRVIFGRQY
- a CDS encoding DUF1345 domain-containing protein; the encoded protein is MSAASMPPVRVNAPMRLFFSFGLGAAAWALCAFVPYPATWQTLPWELRALVGWLVSAGTYLISSWRLIYSVNGDWIRQVAQQEDNGKRASGLIAVATSIISLAGVMFALSKAGSLKNQPLQAELLIGAGLLSVALSWLVIQTVYLFRYAHLYYETPEGGVQFPGTPEPDYLDFAYLSFTIGMTYQVSDTDLDQRPMRRLLTGHSLISYVYGVVIIALAISAVSSVLS
- a CDS encoding 2-phosphoglycerate kinase encodes the protein MPSVTRELQIGSPGRQWPFSRGLVAESLLNAGATPDEAAAVARRVEAELRASRRGAVSAVQLKALTVEVTRDVGGRAMAAAVEQQTAAYEDLMVIAKKGELPFSRGVLARSLEDTGLLGREAYAVASRIDIQLRQQGVKALSVAEIDDLTERTLQEMYGEQLKLTYRFLRQNRGKLGVMGSSGDAPEPFSKGILSQSLLAAGVPPDSARKVARVTQRQLRGAEDRLVERRIIRERVEQLLEAEVGPDVAARYRLLQVIRHPPRPLVILLGGVSGTGKSYLAAEIAYRLGIARVISTDSIREVMRSMVSPALLPTLHASTFTAWQALSDPNEVTPEHPSTEVLLLGFREQVQQVSVGLDAVVRRSIEEGMSVVMEGVHLVPGYLSARHGAIVIPMLITLPDQSEHRRHFESRDKQTTQSRPLHRYMRYFEEIRAMQDDLEQLARRLDVPILDSLSLDESADQAVDVVMRRILTELTPEERVRLLGNEELSLEQTDLTKVGEEMQR
- a CDS encoding potassium channel family protein; translated protein: MKAKQCLVIGLGRFGTAVATTLYEMGHEVVAVDQKEENVERVLNLVTHAAILDATEERALRSIGVADFDVVIVGIGTDVQANILATMNAKSLGAKYVVCKAIDEMARRVLERVGADLVIRPEHDMGVRLARQIATPNIVDTLDLGGDYAIVDIEANERLRGTLKDLNLSNRFGVQVIAINRSGRIEITPRAEEELRPHDKLVLIGTSHSIDELRRFLGS
- a CDS encoding TrkH family potassium uptake protein, with product MRRSPFSPSSRLRLNFFSFSKFTPPQLIALTFAVTIVVGALLLYSPLAHQSGHSLSLVQSFFMATSALCVTGLAVVDVGSTFNLFGQLVMLTLIQIGGLGIITFGTLFAFLLGRRINFSERVRLAQQVSAFDTGGVVRLIRQIFIFTLSAEALGTLLLALRFVPKEGWGKGLYFSLFHAVSAYNNAGFSLYPDNLMGFAGDPLINLVIGGLIILGGMGFIVQINILGHWRSPRRERILVHSKIVLSVMAALLAVGMLSFLLFDWNNPRTLGPLPFGEKLLVSFFQGVTPRTAGFNTVDYSLISQPSLFITIILMFIGANPGSTGGGIKTSTFFVMMMAAISLVRGRSDLAVFGRRVDRATIVRAMTVGLLSMGLVNTGFLLLLIANKDNNLSFERLFFETVSAFGTAGLSMNATTLLNANQEIIVSVLMYLGRIGPLTFAVAFGNRVKSEPVKYPPERDILIG